The sequence ACGCGCTCCGTGTACATTTCATCATTGTCTTTGCAGACAGCGACATAAAGCGCGCGGTCGATTTTCGTGCCGAGCATGTAGCCTTGCATCTGCCACCAGTGTTGACGCTTAGCTTCTAGCACGCCCTTTGACTGTAGTTCTTTGAATGATTTAAGCGAGTGCGTTTTGAACTCCGCGATATGGCGCGTCTTTTCCGCGCCGGGCACGCCGCTTTCGATAATACCGTCAAGCGAGCCTGAAACATGACAGCCAAAATCAACGCGGCTCTGTCCGTCATCATCTAAGCAGGTTGAGTGTATTTTTATGCCGGCGGCGCGCAAGTCGGCAACTATGGTCTCTTCTTCGCGCCGTCCTCGTCTGAATAGCCGCAAAATACGTCCCGGAAAATGTTCTATAACCGCCCAACGAAATGATAGCCATATCCAGCGGTCGCAGGGTCCGCCTAGTACAGAGAACCCCAAATGGGGGCGCTGGGGCTCTCTGTGCTGTGCGTGATATGCGTCGATTTTGCTCTGGAGGTCAATTTGGTTGAGCGGCTTTGGTATGGCCGCCATCCTCCGCTACCACTTAAAGGGCATAGTCGGCGCGGTGGGTTGTGCTGGTGGCGGGGTCGGTGCGCTCTGCGGCTGAGGAGCGGGCGGCGCGGCGAATGCCTGGCTGAATCCGCCTCCCTGCGGCGGCATGATCGCGTCTCCCGCGGGCGCGGCTCCCGCAACAGGCGGCATTCCCATCGGCGCGCTCGGCATGGCGTCGCTGGCCGGCTTGAAGTTTTTGGCCTCGTTCTGCGGCCCGTATCCATCTCCGGCGGGTCGAATGGTCACGCTTGCTTTGACAATGTGCCCGATGAACTGCTGGTCGTCCAACAACGGGTCCGGGATGGCGCAGGCAAGCTGCAAGGCTTTGATCTGCTGGCGGGCTATCTTCTCGGCAATTGAATTGTCATTGCGGTAATTGAACCGGCAGAACAGTTTGCGTCCCTGGTAGGAGGGGCCGATAACGTCAAAGATGACGCCAATGTACATCCCCGTCCCCGTCTTTGTCGGTTTTTGCTCAGTCTTCGTAACTTGCAATATATATTCGCCCTCCGGAATCGGCGAGAAGTCTTCCGGTTTTACGTTTATGAGATCCTGCGTTACATCACTACCTAAAAGTGCCATTCTATTTGTCCTCCTTGTTTTTTATTTCTACGGAAATTCCAATTTTCCCCGGCGTTTTGGTGATCGCCGCAGAAAGGATTGCTTTTATTTTGTCGTCCGCGCTGTCCCAGCCTTTTTTGTTGAGTTCCGGCTTCCACCGGAAGGCGGTGGACATGATCGCGTCGTCGATGTCGTGCTGCTCGGCGAGCTCGCGCAGCCGCGACGCGTCGATCTTGATATTCATCGTGCGCTTGACACTCACTTTGAACTCGCCGACCTCGTTAGTTTTTGAGCCTTCCCACTGTTCAGGGACGCCAATTGCCACGGCAAGCTGTTCTTCGAGCGCCACGCGGGCGGCTTTCGCCGCGTC is a genomic window of Cloacibacillus sp. containing:
- a CDS encoding DUF669 domain-containing protein, with the protein product MALLGSDVTQDLINVKPEDFSPIPEGEYILQVTKTEQKPTKTGTGMYIGVIFDVIGPSYQGRKLFCRFNYRNDNSIAEKIARQQIKALQLACAIPDPLLDDQQFIGHIVKASVTIRPAGDGYGPQNEAKNFKPASDAMPSAPMGMPPVAGAAPAGDAIMPPQGGGFSQAFAAPPAPQPQSAPTPPPAQPTAPTMPFKW